A section of the Chryseobacterium scophthalmum genome encodes:
- the mobC gene encoding conjugal transfer protein MobC — protein sequence MQGEDDLRGLAKIMAFMRAVSILLVLMHLYWFCYGFFMERGWTLEVINKILGNFDRTAGLFSHTLYTKAFALVLLALSCLGTKGVKNEKITWSKIYVALGVGFVLFFLNTPLLKLSPVIGTFLYILTISLGYIALLMAGVWMSRLLRTNLMDDVFNNENESFQQETKLMENEYSVNLPTKFYYKGKWNNGWINIVNPFRASIVLGTPGSGKSYAIVNNYIKQQIEKGFSMYIYDFKFDDLSTIAYNHLLKHRDKYKVQPKFYVINFDDPRKSHRCNPLNPDFMTDISDAYEAAYTIMLNLNRSWIQKQGDFFVESPIILLAAIIWYLKIYEGGKYCTFPHAIELLNKKYSDVFTILTSYSDLENYLSPFMDAWQGGAQDQLQGQIASAKIPLSRMISPQLYWVMTGDDFTLDINNPKEPKILCVGNNPDRQNIYSAALGLYNSRIVKLINKKGQLKSSVIIDELPTIYFRGLDNLIATARSNKVAVCLGFQDFSQLTRDYGDKESKVIQNTVGNIFSGQVVGETAKSLSERFGKVLQKRQSMTINRNDKSTSISTQLDSLIPASKISTLTQGMFVGSVSDNFDERIEQKIFHAEIVVDNEKVAAETKVYQKIPEILSFVDEHGEDKMKQEIESNYRQIKSDILHIVESELERIKNDPNLQHLVQQE from the coding sequence ATGCAGGGAGAAGACGATTTAAGAGGTTTAGCCAAAATAATGGCTTTTATGCGGGCGGTAAGTATTCTTTTGGTACTGATGCACCTTTATTGGTTCTGCTATGGTTTCTTTATGGAACGTGGCTGGACATTGGAAGTAATCAACAAAATATTAGGTAACTTCGACAGAACAGCAGGTTTATTTTCACATACCTTATATACCAAAGCGTTCGCTTTGGTTTTGCTCGCTTTGAGTTGTTTGGGAACCAAAGGCGTTAAGAATGAAAAGATAACCTGGTCTAAAATTTATGTGGCTTTGGGCGTTGGTTTTGTGCTTTTCTTTCTGAATACACCGTTGTTAAAGCTATCTCCGGTAATAGGCACATTTCTGTATATCCTTACTATCTCGTTAGGTTATATCGCCTTGCTGATGGCAGGTGTATGGATGAGCCGATTGCTCCGTACCAACCTGATGGACGATGTTTTCAATAATGAAAACGAGAGCTTTCAGCAGGAAACTAAGCTGATGGAAAACGAATATTCCGTTAACCTACCTACCAAATTTTACTACAAAGGCAAATGGAACAACGGTTGGATAAACATCGTCAATCCTTTCAGGGCATCAATCGTGTTGGGTACTCCGGGTTCAGGAAAATCGTATGCCATCGTAAACAATTACATCAAGCAGCAGATAGAAAAAGGCTTTAGTATGTACATCTACGATTTCAAGTTTGACGACCTTTCCACCATTGCCTACAATCATTTATTGAAGCACCGGGATAAGTACAAGGTACAGCCGAAATTTTATGTGATAAATTTCGACGACCCACGCAAGAGCCACCGTTGCAATCCACTCAATCCCGATTTTATGACGGACATTTCCGATGCTTACGAAGCGGCTTACACCATAATGCTGAACCTCAACCGTAGCTGGATACAGAAGCAAGGGGATTTTTTCGTGGAAAGCCCAATTATCCTATTGGCTGCCATTATTTGGTATCTGAAAATCTATGAGGGTGGTAAGTATTGTACATTCCCACACGCCATTGAATTGCTGAATAAAAAATATTCGGACGTATTTACCATTCTGACCTCATATTCCGATTTGGAAAACTATCTTTCTCCGTTTATGGATGCTTGGCAAGGTGGCGCACAAGACCAATTGCAGGGACAGATTGCATCGGCAAAAATTCCTTTGTCAAGAATGATTTCGCCACAGCTTTATTGGGTAATGACAGGCGATGACTTTACGCTCGACATCAATAATCCAAAAGAGCCAAAGATTTTGTGCGTTGGGAATAATCCCGACCGTCAAAATATCTACTCCGCAGCTTTGGGATTGTACAATTCAAGAATTGTTAAGCTCATCAACAAAAAAGGACAATTAAAGAGTTCGGTAATCATAGATGAGTTGCCAACAATTTATTTTAGGGGACTGGATAATCTTATCGCAACTGCAAGAAGTAATAAGGTGGCGGTTTGTTTAGGCTTTCAGGATTTTTCGCAATTAACAAGGGATTATGGCGACAAGGAAAGTAAGGTAATTCAAAATACAGTAGGTAATATATTCAGTGGTCAGGTGGTTGGCGAAACGGCAAAAAGCCTTTCGGAACGCTTCGGAAAAGTATTGCAGAAACGCCAAAGTATGACGATTAACAGGAATGATAAATCTACCTCTATCTCCACACAGTTAGACAGCCTTATTCCGGCTTCCAAAATTTCAACGCTTACGCAGGGTATGTTTGTAGGCTCAGTTTCGGACAACTTTGATGAACGCATCGAGCAAAAGATTTTCCACGCTGAAATTGTAGTGGACAATGAAAAAGTTGCCGCAGAAACTAAAGTATATCAGAAGATACCGGAAATCTTATCTTTTGTAGATGAACACGGAGAAGATAAAATGAAACAAGAAATTGAAAGCAATTACCGCCAGATAAAATCAGATATTCTGCATATTGTTGAAAGTGAATTGGAGCGTATTAAGAACGACCCGAACTTACAGCATTTGGTACAACAAGAGTAA
- a CDS encoding helix-turn-helix domain-containing protein: MKQTDTLKTIGYSDIFLSCFSESGTYCVHSKPEHVLVYIYSGEHVIEDRNKKIKLKPGECAFIRRDHRLTMYKNSKGKELYKGISLVFKRSVLRDFYSKMNKSEIPKDIKIYDKSIFKLQSTPAIESLFQSLNPYFDSNVKPTEDVTNLKLLEGIYALLNNNEQLYPILFDFAEPWKIDLLEFLNDHYMDNLAMEQIASYTGRSLATFKRDFQKVSSLSPQKWLIKKRLEVAYTKLKEEGKKVQDVYTEVGFKNLSHFSTAFKKQYGITPTEI, encoded by the coding sequence ATGAAGCAAACTGATACCTTAAAGACCATCGGCTATTCAGACATATTCCTTTCCTGTTTCTCGGAAAGTGGCACATACTGCGTTCACTCAAAACCCGAACACGTTTTGGTTTATATTTATTCGGGCGAACACGTTATTGAAGATAGGAACAAAAAAATAAAATTAAAGCCGGGAGAATGTGCATTTATCAGACGAGATCACCGATTGACAATGTACAAGAACAGCAAAGGAAAGGAATTATATAAAGGAATTTCGTTGGTATTCAAACGCAGCGTGTTGCGGGATTTTTACAGCAAAATGAACAAATCGGAAATTCCGAAAGACATAAAAATTTATGACAAATCTATTTTCAAATTGCAATCTACACCAGCTATAGAAAGTTTGTTTCAGTCGCTCAATCCGTATTTTGACAGTAATGTGAAACCAACTGAAGACGTTACGAATTTGAAATTATTGGAAGGGATTTACGCTTTGCTGAACAACAACGAGCAGCTTTACCCGATACTTTTCGACTTTGCCGAACCTTGGAAAATTGACCTTTTGGAGTTCCTGAATGACCACTATATGGACAACCTTGCAATGGAACAGATCGCCTCCTACACAGGTCGCAGTTTGGCAACATTCAAAAGGGATTTTCAAAAAGTCAGCAGTCTAAGCCCTCAAAAATGGCTGATAAAAAAACGACTGGAAGTTGCTTATACCAAATTGAAAGAAGAAGGTAAAAAAGTACAGGACGTATATACAGAAGTGGGCTTTAAAAATTTATCGCATTTCTCCACGGCATTCAAGAAGCAGTATGGAATAACACCTACTGAAATATAA
- a CDS encoding DapH/DapD/GlmU-related protein — protein sequence MKTTDIFERLKKGETILSNDPEAYKMIEASYTTKKLLVQMNNTADPNEVRNLLSQITGTEIDESVAVFTPLYINYGKHTKLGKNVFINFDCVFLDLGGITIEDGVLIAPKVSLLTEGHGILPEDRHTLIPKPIHIKKNAWIGAGATILQGVTIGENVVVAAGSVVSKDVPDNVVVGGIPAKVIKEI from the coding sequence ATGAAAACAACAGACATATTTGAAAGATTAAAAAAAGGAGAAACTATTCTTTCAAACGACCCAGAAGCCTACAAAATGATTGAGGCTTCCTATACTACAAAAAAGCTACTCGTTCAGATGAACAACACTGCCGACCCGAACGAAGTAAGGAACCTGTTAAGCCAAATCACAGGAACAGAAATTGATGAAAGCGTTGCGGTTTTTACGCCTTTATATATTAACTACGGAAAGCATACCAAACTCGGTAAAAACGTATTCATCAACTTCGACTGCGTTTTCCTTGATTTGGGAGGAATTACCATTGAAGATGGCGTATTGATAGCACCAAAAGTTAGTTTGCTGACAGAGGGACACGGTATTTTGCCGGAAGACAGGCATACGCTTATCCCTAAACCTATCCACATCAAAAAGAATGCTTGGATTGGTGCGGGGGCAACTATTTTACAAGGTGTAACCATCGGCGAAAATGTCGTAGTAGCCGCAGGTTCGGTGGTTTCAAAAGATGTTCCCGACAATGTCGTCGTAGGCGGTATTCCGGCAAAGGTGATCAAGGAAATATAA
- a CDS encoding cyclophilin-like fold protein: MKNFKHLAIALIALLTITIFLTSCSKDDDPVISRSTLTYSINGASGGTAPAALTQESGSTVTLDGGTGFNRNGFTFAGWNTNASGTGTNYAGGSNYTLANDVTLYANWTEVSITQYTLTYNTNGATSGTAPSAVTQNGGTNITLNNATGFSRSGHTFAGWNTSADGTGTDYAGGSNYILNSNSTLYAKWSATSSSNNLKITVGSTVFNATLSNNATANAFKAMLPLTINMGELGGVEKYYYFPSGTTLPTNASNPGTIQNGDLMLYGNNCLVLFYTTFSTSYSYTRIGTVNNPAGLASALGAGSVTVKYELD; this comes from the coding sequence ATGAAAAACTTCAAACATCTGGCTATTGCTCTTATAGCATTACTTACGATTACTATTTTCTTAACAAGTTGTAGCAAAGATGATGACCCTGTTATATCCCGCTCAACCCTAACGTACAGTATAAACGGAGCATCCGGCGGAACCGCTCCTGCTGCCTTAACCCAGGAAAGCGGTTCAACCGTTACATTGGACGGTGGAACAGGTTTTAACCGAAACGGGTTTACCTTTGCAGGCTGGAATACCAACGCCAGCGGTACAGGCACAAATTACGCCGGAGGGAGTAATTATACGTTGGCGAACGATGTTACACTTTATGCAAACTGGACAGAAGTAAGCATCACACAATATACCCTAACCTACAATACCAATGGAGCGACAAGCGGTACAGCACCATCTGCCGTTACCCAAAACGGAGGAACGAACATCACCCTTAACAACGCAACAGGGTTCAGCCGTAGCGGTCATACTTTCGCAGGTTGGAATACAAGCGCAGACGGCACAGGAACAGATTATGCAGGAGGAAGCAATTATATTCTCAACAGCAATAGTACACTTTATGCCAAATGGAGTGCTACGTCAAGTTCAAATAATCTGAAAATTACAGTAGGTTCAACTGTATTTAACGCAACCCTCAGCAACAATGCAACGGCAAATGCTTTTAAAGCTATGTTACCGCTTACTATCAATATGGGCGAATTAGGCGGAGTGGAAAAATACTATTATTTCCCGTCAGGTACTACGTTGCCTACAAACGCATCTAATCCCGGAACAATACAGAACGGCGACCTGATGCTGTACGGAAATAATTGTCTGGTATTATTCTACACCACATTCAGCACTTCATACAGCTATACAAGGATTGGAACGGTTAATAACCCTGCGGGATTGGCTTCCGCATTAGGTGCAGGTAGTGTAACGGTTAAATATGAATTGGACTAA
- a CDS encoding cyclophilin-like fold protein → MKNLFLITALTISTLCSSASACGNNNQSSGTEQKTEDKMETTKIRIKVGSNAFTATLADNKSAQAFKEMLPLTLKMADHLSNEKHTDLSKSLPTNSSNPRTIQNGDLMVFGSRTLVLFYKTFSTSYSYTRLGKVDDATGLASALGSGSVTVTFELEK, encoded by the coding sequence ATGAAAAATCTATTTTTAATAACAGCACTCACCATATCTACACTATGTAGCAGTGCTTCAGCTTGCGGAAACAATAATCAAAGTTCAGGAACAGAGCAAAAAACAGAAGACAAAATGGAAACTACGAAAATCAGGATAAAGGTTGGCTCAAATGCCTTTACAGCTACACTTGCAGACAATAAGTCGGCACAAGCATTTAAGGAAATGTTGCCGTTGACCTTAAAAATGGCAGACCACCTTAGCAACGAGAAACATACAGACCTGTCGAAAAGTCTTCCGACAAATTCATCCAATCCCCGGACTATCCAAAATGGCGATCTGATGGTCTTTGGCTCACGCACATTGGTGTTGTTTTACAAAACGTTTTCTACATCTTATAGTTACACAAGATTAGGAAAAGTAGATGACGCAACAGGTTTGGCATCTGCTTTAGGTTCGGGAAGTGTAACCGTTACGTTTGAATTGGAAAAATAA
- a CDS encoding cyclophilin-like fold protein: MVLALTITLSSFGCSKDDDPIINVPVNATLTYSTNGATSGSAPSAVTQEAGTSITLDNGTGFSRSGFTFAGWNTNTNGSGTNYSGGSSFTIENNITLYARWNVVPSTNTLKISVEANNDGNIIIFELNNSSAAQSLYNQLPLTLPVQNYSSNEKIFYPPQSLDLTNTPVVGGTAGGLAYYAPWGNVIMYYGNYGPMPTLGQAVQGSQYINGLSGTIQIKKVE, from the coding sequence ATGGTACTCGCACTAACCATTACTTTATCATCTTTTGGATGCAGTAAAGATGATGACCCGATTATTAACGTCCCTGTTAATGCAACCTTGACATATAGTACCAATGGGGCTACAAGTGGTTCAGCGCCTTCCGCCGTTACACAGGAAGCAGGAACGAGCATCACATTGGACAACGGAACAGGATTTAGCCGAAGCGGTTTTACCTTCGCTGGGTGGAATACCAATACCAATGGTTCCGGAACTAATTATTCCGGGGGCAGCAGTTTCACGATAGAAAATAATATTACGCTTTATGCCCGCTGGAATGTAGTACCAAGCACTAATACATTAAAAATCAGCGTAGAGGCGAATAACGATGGAAATATAATAATATTTGAGCTGAACAACAGCAGTGCAGCTCAAAGCCTTTATAACCAGCTTCCACTTACGCTGCCTGTTCAAAACTACAGTTCCAACGAGAAAATATTCTATCCACCGCAAAGTCTTGATTTAACCAATACACCAGTGGTAGGTGGAACAGCTGGAGGTCTTGCGTATTATGCACCCTGGGGCAACGTGATTATGTATTATGGAAATTATGGACCTATGCCTACTTTAGGACAGGCAGTTCAAGGTAGCCAATACATCAACGGACTGTCAGGCACTATCCAAATAAAAAAAGTTGAATAA
- a CDS encoding cyclophilin-like fold protein translates to MKNFIVAILVVTFTLSFAGCSKDDDTQDVSTSDMKISVEANGDGKVIVFELNNSNAAKSLYNQLPLTLPVQNYSSNEKIFYPPQKLDVTNTPVTGGTAGGLAYYAPWGNVIMYYGNFGAMPTLGRAIQGVEHINGISGTIQINKVE, encoded by the coding sequence ATGAAAAATTTCATCGTAGCAATACTCGTAGTAACTTTTACATTATCCTTTGCAGGATGCAGTAAGGATGACGACACTCAAGATGTTTCAACAAGCGATATGAAGATTAGTGTTGAAGCAAACGGAGATGGAAAGGTAATAGTATTTGAGCTGAACAACAGCAATGCAGCCAAAAGCCTTTACAACCAGCTTCCGCTTACCCTGCCTGTCCAAAACTACAGTTCCAACGAGAAAATCTTCTATCCACCGCAAAAGCTTGATGTAACCAATACACCAGTAACAGGAGGAACAGCCGGAGGACTTGCATACTATGCACCCTGGGGCAACGTGATTATGTATTATGGGAATTTTGGGGCTATGCCAACTTTGGGACGTGCAATTCAGGGGGTTGAACACATCAACGGTATATCAGGTACTATCCAAATAAATAAAGTTGAATAA
- a CDS encoding cyclophilin-like fold protein, with the protein MRNFIVAILVVTLGLSFAGCSKDDDPIINDPISSDKLKITVGSSVFTASLYDNGTANAFKAMLPLTLNMSELNGNEKLYDFPNNLPSNASNPGSIQNGDIMLYGSRTLVLFYKSFSTSYNYTRIGKVDNTSGYATALGSGAVTVTFELQ; encoded by the coding sequence ATGAGGAATTTCATTGTAGCAATACTCGTAGTAACTCTCGGCCTATCCTTTGCAGGATGTAGTAAAGATGATGATCCGATTATCAACGACCCTATTTCCAGCGATAAACTAAAAATCACGGTTGGTTCTTCCGTTTTTACAGCTTCGCTTTATGACAACGGTACGGCTAACGCTTTTAAGGCAATGTTACCGCTTACACTTAATATGAGCGAACTGAACGGTAATGAGAAACTTTACGATTTCCCCAATAACCTACCCTCAAATGCTTCTAACCCCGGCTCGATACAGAACGGAGATATTATGCTTTATGGCAGTCGTACATTGGTTTTATTCTATAAATCATTTTCAACCTCTTACAACTATACGAGAATTGGGAAAGTTGATAACACTTCCGGTTATGCAACAGCATTAGGCTCTGGAGCAGTAACTGTTACGTTTGAATTGCAATAA
- a CDS encoding NAD(P)-dependent alcohol dehydrogenase, with translation MIKKKIIQVATLCILLISVKGFAQNTVPAKGLAAHDGHFHNHVFTRHAVGDNDVQIEILYAGICHSDFGTLGATKDKPIVPGHEIVGRIIKIGKKVTKFKIGDYAGVGCMVNSCGECDNCKMGKEQYCEKGTVFTYGSKDHYHGDQTSMGGYSDNIVVSDRFAMKVAKNADIKKVAPLLCAGATTWSPIKFSKVKKGDKVGVAGFGGLGHMAVKYLVDLGADVTIFDITEDKRADAKRMGAEQYVNVNNPEELKGLKYKYDFIISTIPADYDPLMYMNMLKMETGEFAIVGLPHNTTINLFPLVIQGAHRKIYGSLIAGLEETQQMLDYSIAHNLYPEVETIKAEPAIIDEAYKNIDIGKVKFRYVIDMKTLK, from the coding sequence ATGATAAAGAAAAAAATAATACAAGTAGCAACATTGTGCATACTGCTGATTTCCGTAAAGGGTTTTGCCCAAAATACTGTACCGGCAAAAGGGTTAGCGGCTCACGACGGTCATTTTCATAACCACGTATTTACACGCCATGCTGTGGGCGACAATGATGTACAGATTGAAATTCTGTATGCAGGTATCTGTCATAGTGATTTCGGTACACTCGGAGCAACAAAGGATAAGCCAATCGTTCCGGGGCACGAGATTGTAGGACGTATTATCAAGATAGGAAAGAAAGTTACTAAATTCAAAATTGGCGATTATGCAGGTGTTGGCTGTATGGTTAATTCCTGCGGTGAATGTGATAACTGTAAAATGGGAAAAGAACAGTATTGTGAAAAAGGAACTGTATTTACTTACGGCTCGAAAGACCATTACCACGGGGATCAAACTTCAATGGGTGGATATTCCGATAACATCGTAGTGTCCGACAGGTTCGCAATGAAAGTAGCCAAAAATGCAGATATAAAAAAGGTAGCCCCGTTACTTTGTGCCGGAGCAACCACCTGGTCACCTATCAAGTTCAGTAAAGTAAAAAAGGGAGATAAAGTAGGTGTTGCAGGCTTTGGCGGTTTGGGACATATGGCGGTAAAGTATCTGGTGGATTTGGGTGCAGATGTAACGATTTTTGATATTACCGAAGATAAGAGAGCAGATGCAAAACGTATGGGAGCAGAACAGTATGTAAACGTCAATAACCCTGAAGAACTGAAAGGGCTGAAATATAAGTACGACTTTATCATCAGCACTATTCCGGCAGATTACGACCCTTTAATGTATATGAATATGCTGAAAATGGAAACAGGCGAATTTGCTATTGTCGGCTTACCGCACAACACGACCATCAATCTTTTTCCATTGGTTATACAGGGAGCGCACCGCAAGATTTACGGTTCACTAATAGCAGGGCTTGAAGAAACACAGCAAATGCTGGATTATTCCATAGCACATAATCTTTACCCCGAAGTGGAAACGATAAAAGCCGAGCCAGCTATAATTGATGAGGCATATAAAAATATTGATATTGGCAAAGTGAAGTTTCGCTATGTCATTGATATGAAAACATTAAAGTAA
- a CDS encoding SDR family NAD(P)-dependent oxidoreductase yields the protein MKNQVVLVTGAGSGMGKAVALMAAERGAKVVVSDISEEAAQSVVDEIIAKSGQATAIKCDVSKDAEVKAMIDRTVEVYGRLDAAFNNAGIMMPVTLIDEVSEELYDRIMNINLKGVWLCMKYEIQQMKKQDSGAIVNNSSIGGLVGGLGLSTYHAAKHGVLGLTKGAAVEYASHGIQINAVCPGTIETPMVDDMIKSGKFSEEAFKNGTPIKRLGKVEEIAETVLWLFSPAASYITGQPISVDGGLSIV from the coding sequence ATGAAAAATCAAGTCGTATTAGTAACCGGAGCAGGAAGCGGAATGGGTAAAGCGGTGGCTCTTATGGCAGCAGAAAGAGGTGCAAAAGTTGTTGTTTCAGATATTTCAGAAGAAGCTGCACAATCGGTAGTTGATGAAATCATAGCCAAAAGCGGACAGGCTACTGCAATAAAGTGCGATGTTAGCAAAGATGCCGAAGTAAAAGCAATGATTGACCGTACCGTTGAGGTGTATGGAAGATTAGATGCCGCTTTCAACAATGCAGGGATAATGATGCCTGTAACGCTTATAGACGAAGTATCCGAAGAGTTGTACGACCGTATTATGAACATCAATCTGAAAGGAGTTTGGTTATGTATGAAATACGAAATACAGCAAATGAAGAAACAGGACAGTGGTGCTATTGTCAATAATTCTTCTATTGGAGGTTTGGTAGGTGGATTAGGACTTTCTACCTATCACGCAGCAAAGCACGGTGTTCTGGGATTGACCAAAGGTGCGGCAGTTGAATACGCATCACACGGAATACAGATTAATGCTGTTTGTCCCGGCACAATTGAAACGCCGATGGTTGACGATATGATTAAAAGCGGTAAGTTTTCAGAAGAAGCATTCAAGAACGGCACACCTATTAAAAGATTAGGCAAGGTTGAGGAAATTGCAGAAACCGTATTATGGTTATTTAGCCCGGCAGCAAGCTACATCACAGGTCAGCCTATTTCCGTAGATGGTGGTTTAAGTATTGTATAA
- a CDS encoding NAD(P)-dependent alcohol dehydrogenase has product MNTENIKAFGTEAPTEDLKPLSIKRREVTAKDVEIDILYCGVCHSDLHTARNEWHGTVYPNVPGHEIVGRITKVGHNVTKFKVGDLAGVGCMVDSCRECESCKEGLEQYCEVGNIQTYNGHEKYLNQQTFGGYSERVVVDEDFVLHIPENLDLAATAPLLCAGITTYSPLRHWNVGTGMKVGIVGIGGLGHMGVKIAKAMGAYVVVITTSNSKTEDAKRLGADEVILSTDEEQMKKNTGTLHFILDCVSAQHDINAYLSLLKRDGQLTLVGAPENPLPVAPFSLIPTRKSFSGSMIGGIAETQEMLDFCGKHNIVSDIEIIRMQDINNAYERLLKGDVKYRFVIDMESLKN; this is encoded by the coding sequence ATGAATACAGAGAACATCAAAGCCTTTGGGACAGAAGCCCCGACCGAGGATTTAAAACCTTTAAGCATCAAACGCCGTGAAGTAACGGCAAAAGATGTAGAAATAGACATTTTATATTGTGGTGTTTGCCATTCCGATTTACACACAGCCCGCAACGAATGGCACGGAACGGTTTACCCGAATGTACCTGGACACGAAATTGTAGGACGGATTACAAAAGTGGGCCACAATGTTACCAAGTTCAAAGTTGGCGATCTTGCAGGTGTAGGCTGTATGGTAGACAGTTGCAGAGAGTGTGAAAGCTGTAAAGAGGGATTGGAGCAATATTGCGAAGTTGGGAATATTCAAACCTATAACGGACACGAAAAGTACCTGAACCAACAGACCTTTGGCGGCTATTCCGAGCGTGTGGTCGTGGATGAAGATTTTGTACTGCATATCCCTGAAAATCTGGATTTGGCAGCAACAGCACCTTTACTATGTGCAGGTATCACCACCTATTCGCCATTAAGACATTGGAATGTCGGTACAGGAATGAAAGTCGGTATTGTCGGCATCGGAGGTTTAGGACATATGGGCGTGAAAATAGCAAAAGCGATGGGAGCTTATGTAGTCGTTATCACTACTTCCAATTCAAAAACGGAAGATGCGAAACGTTTGGGAGCAGATGAGGTAATACTTTCGACTGACGAAGAACAAATGAAGAAAAATACTGGTACACTGCATTTTATTTTAGATTGCGTATCGGCTCAACACGACATAAACGCCTATTTGAGCCTACTGAAAAGGGACGGACAGCTTACACTTGTCGGTGCGCCCGAAAATCCACTACCAGTTGCTCCGTTCAGCTTGATACCTACACGCAAAAGTTTTTCAGGTTCTATGATTGGAGGTATAGCAGAAACGCAGGAAATGCTTGATTTCTGTGGAAAACACAACATCGTATCGGACATTGAAATAATCCGTATGCAGGACATCAATAACGCTTATGAACGTCTTTTAAAAGGTGATGTAAAGTATCGATTTGTTATTGATATGGAAAGTTTGAAAAATTGA
- a CDS encoding DUF418 domain-containing protein, whose translation MSEAVSPIQSKQRILILDVLRGIALLGICLANYPEFSLYSFLDSSVTDIMPTAGIDRIVRYFQYIFIDGKFYTLFSILFGIGFSIILSNAEQKGKNGLHIFYRRMAVLFLFGLFHLIFLWAGDILILYAFLGLFLPLFRNATNRSLLVGAGVLLALPIFIDALTELFGWNPAAPAINATTYFHSQFGITNETFPVWLVEKQSYIDVLKFNIAGSFIRMQEFIEGNRAFKVLGLFLLGLYIGRNKLYADIEKNKGLFKKVRFFGFLVGLPITLLYAFSAMNGHPWSLTVHSVLYSFSILPLSLAYATAICLWYIQQKQHKAFRIFATPGRMALTNYIMQSVFGIIIFYGIGFELGASVGLVYVEFIAIGVFIIQILYSHWWLHKFQFGILEWIWRMLTYKKWLKITK comes from the coding sequence ATGTCTGAAGCAGTTAGTCCAATACAGTCCAAACAACGTATCCTTATTCTTGATGTTTTAAGGGGAATAGCACTCTTGGGAATTTGCCTTGCAAACTATCCCGAGTTTTCGCTATATAGTTTTTTGGATAGTTCCGTAACAGATATTATGCCGACTGCGGGGATAGACAGGATTGTCCGCTATTTCCAGTATATTTTTATAGACGGAAAATTCTATACACTATTTTCTATACTGTTCGGTATTGGGTTCTCTATTATTCTATCCAATGCCGAACAAAAAGGAAAGAACGGACTGCATATTTTTTACAGGCGAATGGCAGTCCTGTTTTTGTTCGGATTATTCCACCTTATATTTTTATGGGCAGGAGATATTCTGATACTTTATGCCTTTTTAGGGCTCTTCCTGCCTTTATTCAGAAATGCTACAAACAGGAGCTTGTTAGTGGGGGCAGGTGTATTATTGGCATTGCCTATATTTATTGATGCACTGACAGAACTTTTCGGTTGGAACCCAGCGGCACCTGCGATAAATGCAACCACATATTTTCATAGCCAGTTCGGTATTACTAATGAAACTTTTCCTGTGTGGCTTGTAGAAAAGCAGAGCTACATTGATGTTTTAAAATTCAACATCGCAGGCTCGTTCATCCGTATGCAGGAATTTATTGAGGGTAATCGTGCCTTTAAAGTTCTGGGATTATTCCTTTTAGGGCTTTATATCGGTAGAAATAAATTATATGCTGATATAGAAAAGAACAAAGGCTTGTTCAAAAAAGTACGTTTTTTTGGGTTCCTTGTAGGACTGCCTATAACACTACTTTATGCGTTCAGTGCAATGAACGGACATCCGTGGAGTTTGACGGTTCATTCCGTATTATACTCGTTCAGCATACTGCCATTGAGTTTAGCCTATGCAACAGCAATATGCCTGTGGTACATACAGCAAAAGCAACATAAAGCATTCCGCATATTTGCAACTCCCGGACGTATGGCACTAACTAATTACATTATGCAATCCGTATTCGGTATTATTATTTTTTATGGTATCGGCTTCGAGCTGGGCGCATCCGTCGGATTGGTATATGTAGAATTCATTGCAATAGGTGTATTCATCATACAGATATTATATAGCCATTGGTGGCTGCATAAGTTTCAATTTGGGATTTTAGAATGGATATGGCGTATGCTAACCTATAAAAAGTGGTTGAAAATAACTAAATAA